Proteins co-encoded in one Colletes latitarsis isolate SP2378_abdomen chromosome 13, iyColLati1, whole genome shotgun sequence genomic window:
- the Ipk2 gene encoding inositol phosphate kinase 2, whose translation MTTLDSQADKTLCHLDKVSSTELTEISSDCGIHDGLSPLENQVAGHPFDDKRRTIGMLRRPGGHVLKPVVKPLLGKREIAFYESLQTTQDPVMLQLKNYVPKYYGTTELQIFGKRITFLTLKDIIHGMSEPCVMDIKIGRRTWDPLATPQKRATEELKYAESKRTYGFCITGFHVYCLSSGQLKKFGKHYGKTLDAKGVVEALKMFLNIRPERPPCRQLIVQLLSFLWKILLFFRTQRLFRFYSSSLLVAYDAKRLRHYLRLNNTSADRTTSRPAKSFSSTLSTFKDASVATCNATPTIAETNRNRRVHFVKRSISLSSECDTAGKEKTLNRSGSCSPDFRVDRLCRTHSYANNFDDDIIRMKEDYDALLSELTSSSEEKQNWVRINMIDFTHVFPTEDPSTLDVNYLEGIENLIKLIEMFLVPKDNAS comes from the exons ATGACGACCTTAGACTCGCAGGCTGATAAAACTTTATGTCATCTCGATAAGGTTTCGAGCACGGAGTTGACGGAAATTTCGTCCGATTGTGGAATTCACGATGGTTTAAGCCCATTGGAAAATCAGGTAGCCGGACATCCGTTTGACGACAAACGACGCACGATTG GCATGTTACGTAGACCGGGCGGTCATGTACTGAAACCTGTCGTTAAACCGTTACTTGGTAAAAGGGAAATCGCGTTCTACGAAAGTTTACAAACAACACAAGACCCTGTCATGTTACAATTGAAGAATTATGTACCAAAATATTATGGCACGACAGAGTTGCAAATTTTCGGCAAAC GAATTACATTCCTTACGCTGAAAGATATCATCCATGGTATGTCGGAACCATGCGTGATGGACATAAAAATAGGTAGACGAACTTGGGACCCTCTAGCTACGCCACAGAAAAGGGCAACGGAAGAATTAAAGTATGCCGAATCTAAACGCACATACGGATTCTGCATAACTGGCTTTCATGTGTATTGTCTGTCTTCCGGACAATTAAAAAAGTTTGGCAAACATTATGGCAAAACTCTCGATGCCAAGGGTGTCGTGGAAG CGCTGAAAATGTTCCTGAACATACGTCCAGAAAGACCGCCCTGTCGTCAATTGATTGTGCAGCTTCTCTCTTTCCTGTGGAAGATCTTACTATTCTTTCGTACCCAGCGGTTGTTCCGCTTTTATTCTAGTTCTCTGTTGGTGGCATATGACGCGAAAAGACTACGACATTACCTTCGTCTGAATAACACGAGCGCGGACAGAACGACCAGCCGACCAGCCAAGTCGTTCTCATCCACTCTGAGCACGTTCAAAGACGCGAGCGTCGCTACGTGTAACGCGACGCCGACTATCGCCGAAACGAACAGAAACCGGAGAGTGCACTTCGTTAAAAGGAGCATCAGCTTGAGCAGCGAATGCGACACGGCGGGAAAGGAAAAGACTTTGAACAGGAGCGGTTCGTGCAGCCCGGATTTCAGAGTGGACCGACTCTGTCGCACCCATTCTTACGCGAACAATTTCGACGACGACATTATCAGGATGAAAGAGGATTACGACGCCCTGCTGAGCGAGCTTACCAGCTCGTCGGAGGAGAAACAAAACTGGGTTAGGATCAACATGATCGATTTCACGCACGTCTTCCCGACGGAGGATCCAAGCACTTTGGATGTTAATTACTTGGAGGGTATCGAGAACTTGATCAAACTGATCGAGATGTTCCTCGTGCCCAAGGACAACGCCTCGTAA